The sequence ATTCACCGGCGTAATATTCACAGCAATCAGATGCAATTTTAACTACGAgagcatggacacacacatttacGTTGTGCTCCATACATCCACATGGTTTCCAACAGTACATTGCACTAAAGAGGAGGGGGCAGGGCCTAAAATGacaggatatatatatatatatatgtaggaaAAACACAGCAACCTTGATGTGCTTTAAATTCATATACAGCTGCAGTCGATATATGATACAAGACAGAGACAATAAaaaagtggagaagaagaagaaaaactcatCACATTCATATATTAAGACGTTTGTGTCAGCGCTTCTACACTAATGAAATCTAACATGATATGAAATGCTCACTGCCTACTGTCCTGCTGGGGGCACCCACTCAGCGACTTCTTCTTATACTGGGATATATTCACCTAgggcgggggggcgggggggcgggGAGAAAGGGCAGGAGGGGGAGGCAGGTACAGGTGGGTGCAGAGGTGAGTTCACAGCTTTGAAGCCGTGAGTCGTCCCTCCCTCACCACACAGTACGCAAGGCAGTCTATTCTCTGAGGCGGAGGGGGGAGTGGAGTAGTGAGCCAGGAAatggggagagagggagaagggaggggaagaggaggaggaggggagtaGCAGCAGACCGGCGGTGGACGGGGCTAGATGTTCTGACAGCACTGCATCTTTGGTTTGTTCTCAGTGGGCTGCACCTGGATGTTGACCACGTTGTTGCTCGGGGACATGTCGCTCTCCTGACGCTCTGACATCTGCTTCTGAGAGACGATGCGGTAGATCTCTGAGGAGGGACGGAGGGGGACAGTGTCATTTAGGGTTCACTAGAGGTTTCAATACACAAAACTAAATGTTGACGGTGACTTTGACTCTATCTTGGACTTCACTGCCGTGTGTCTGTATCTTTAACAGAGATTTTGCTGTGGTATTGATGGATCAATATAgaacaattttgtttttaatactttattaCACTTTATCATCATGTGGTCTTATCTTTTGAGGCGTGTCTAATGATGAACCTTGATGATGAGAGTCATGATCAAGGTTAGACACGCCTCAAAAGATAAGACCACATGATAATAAAGTGTAATAAAGTATGATTAAGTGTGAGCGTGAGTGTATCCAGACTTCACTTCCACTGTAATGTagatgctgcacatttttgaatctggttctgtcagagatttctttaaattaaaagggagttttttttctctccactgatgcctagtgtttgctcattgtgtgaactgttggatttctcctctctcctatgATATTTTCTGATGATtggtttctgccttactatatgtacagtgccttgagataatgtatatatacatacatacatacatacatacatacatactgtatgtatgtatacccAGTACACACCTGTCAGAATGGTCTGGAAGGCTGTCTCTACGTTGGTTGAGTCCAGAGCTGACGTCTCCAGGAAAGATAAACCGTTTTTCTCTGCAGGTCAAAGTCAAACATATATATTACGTATGCAGTATATAAAGTTAGCACACCCATCATTATACTGTTGTATATGTGTCATATAGTGTCAGCacaaatccatccattatctaccggggggcgctgtgccaatctcagctgtcaGCGCAACATGATGACATTAGGTGAGAGTGCAAACATCTGATTAACATGTTAAACCTGCTGGAATCTGATTGAATCACTGCTGTAAATTCATGTTAATctcattttattattgatttgaaCAGTGGTAGAAATTTGTTTGAAACATAtgttatgtatatacatatacacacacatatatatacacatatacacacacacatatatatatatatatatatatatatatatatacatacatatatatatatacatatatatatactattataCTCGTTTATTATAGACCTCTGTTTCTTTGTATGATGTGTTATCTAATTTTCTGTAttgttgtctctgtctttttaaCCACTTTGTGAATGCAAAGgcaaatgtccacaaaataGATTATCCACAATGAAGATTATTATAACATTTctgtaatgtcatttaaaattatattttaccaGCGAAGGCACGGGCCTCATCAGTGGGGACAGCACGAAGGTGACGCAGGTCGCTCTTGTTGCCCACCAGCATGATGACAATGTTGCTGTCCGCGTGATCTCTCAGTTCCTTCAGCCAGCGCTCCACATTTTCATAGGTGAGATGCTTGGCAATGTCGTAGACTAGGAGAGCGCCCACCGCCCCGCGGTAGTACCTGCAGCAGAGCCACGCACCCAGGTAAGACAACCATCATCAGAGCGGAGTAGAAGTAAGTGTGTGTAACAAACTCAACAAAGCACTGATCTTGTTATTTATGCGTTTCACAGCTACATGTCCTGATCGCTGCACTCACGCTGATGTGATGGCACGATAGCGTTCCTGACCAGCTGTGTCCCAGATCTGCGCCTTCACCGTTTTGCCGTCGACCTGAATGCTACGCGTGGCAAACTCAACTCCGATGGTGCTCTTACTCTCCAGGTTGAACTCGTTGCGGGTGAACCGGGACAGCAGGTTACTCTTCCCCACGCCAGAGTCTCCAATAAGGACGACTATAAAAATAATGCATATGAAATTGGAGACAGGTAATGAACTTCCATTCACAATACAAACACCTTTCCAActcatgttattatgttattccTCACTGCCTGTGTTGCATTGTTTTAATTccccttaaaataaaaatacattttcatttttaatctctcAGATTTCAGCCTTTACAAAATCTAAAAGATTTGCATTTAGTGACATTTAACTGGAAACTGAAATTCACTTAAAGCCCAGTGATGTTCTTAATACCCttccagttttgttttcttccaaaGTTATAGGAACAAAGTGCATAGTTTATTACATGTATATATCCTCAAGCAATATCCTCTAAACTCACGTCTTCCTTTCCTACAAtcttgtggttgttgttgttattactattaGTGTAGTGATaatttgtggaaaaacacatttaacaaatatttaaaaatgttatctTTCGGTGCCTTGTTTCGATTCATCTTATATCAACCCCTGATTATTTACCGTAATCGATTTATCAGCTCTCAATTATTCAGCAGCAGATTTATAACAGTGTGGCTATTTGGTGTTATGTTGATGAGCATGTGCTGAGCATCATCGCCATACataaaacatgacatcactACAATacagaatgtgttgttttagtctGCTCTTAAATTATTTAAACGTCTTCATAATTATTACATGATTTGAGTAAACACGACATTATTGACACGGACGCGGTTTGTTTAATTGTTCGTCTAACGGAGCTTTTTCCCACAGAAACCAGCTAACCTTCAGGCTAACCAGTTAGCACATTGTTCTGCTATAAACGGCTTACAAGTGTGACTTTTACGGGTCCGGGCGCCTCCGCTCTGGCTGACTCACGCTCCTCATGTGGATAATGTGATAACGGTTAACTAACGTTAGGTGTGTCCGCGCCCACCGACGGTAGCAGCTAAAAAGCGGGCTAACAGCTAACGTCGGAGCCGCCCTGTCAGTTGCTGGGTTGAGGACACAACGAGGCGGATCCACGAGTGGTTTCACACACGGGGTTCAGAAGAGTagctctgtgtctgtcagtgggTGATAGTCACTGACATGTCACGGGCA is a genomic window of Solea senegalensis isolate Sse05_10M linkage group LG7, IFAPA_SoseM_1, whole genome shotgun sequence containing:
- the rab11a gene encoding ras-related protein Rab-11A; this translates as MGTRDDEYDYLFKVVLIGDSGVGKSNLLSRFTRNEFNLESKSTIGVEFATRSIQVDGKTVKAQIWDTAGQERYRAITSAYYRGAVGALLVYDIAKHLTYENVERWLKELRDHADSNIVIMLVGNKSDLRHLRAVPTDEARAFAEKNGLSFLETSALDSTNVETAFQTILTEIYRIVSQKQMSERQESDMSPSNNVVNIQVQPTENKPKMQCCQNI